A single region of the Asterias amurensis chromosome 19, ASM3211899v1 genome encodes:
- the LOC139951265 gene encoding sushi domain-containing protein 2-like, with translation MASKIYGLLILLAVVSSTLAACEEDDRLPKDQLFPSGLSTGDRHLPRVNNAYVELNLKSPLTYYGKKYSSIFINDNGVLSFVNAAGSFKWQELPLPPMADKKNILIAPFMANIDLAVTGNIYYRETTDSAELERAVGKVRQYFVRNSEFQPSSLLIVTWDKVGFFGSAAPSVVNTFQCVVVSDTVSTFVFFLYQNITWITDVGSGGNQNTGIGAQKPQVGFDAGDSRNNEIYDLESLVDGALDLPCASNVDPKDPPGFFIYKVSGSKVESPKCGPSEPLQLYPDYAGMFGGTKVTVGGFCFSENDVIEAEFGTAGKSMCTYVSRYQASCVVPRMNSVGDVVVTLSEGSRDMTGTMRIMPLTSQPPTVSRTDPYERKWLQSGNQLQITWDRNSLVSDLVNINILSYKAGERNETTNTASPEWVETVIAVNVSNSGRYSFTSTGLPDIDQTNAMGVFRISASSKPDGVTLTGDLHFLGYLIKTKSYQDNPEEWSQEYCRDWFDEDQYEPAFAQDVNACPCTLQQALADQARFVANPWCDSTLQSPEGIKALDFCFARPGIKHCALDILQSPTRSASECCYDGDDNLVYAQDSIYGSFSNRVSRFSGTSPPLGSVTSDLVPYMFCIVVGSDPDHYYQRARPTRDCKDYKPVRPAIVYGDPHFVTFDNMSYTFNGYGEYVLLKTKDATTKTEFRMEGRFERVMNSEGNAVNATVLTTLAIRESNNEDNRIQIEANDITKMNLRVGQTAKLQDIGNSRWQQYGNFLVIFPGNTGTGVISKMVFLFKQSQIGIVVEAGDQLVCSMVLLPEDFKGLNEIEGLLGSWDGDMSNDLKDPEGNTLPKTSSSQTIFSDFGQKWEAFPPTIFTYIGDKFTHGEYQFNDFTPIFNPPDDVPSRELKSVCGEDEACIFDYQMTGLASFAAHTRMGSEMVQKTMAASNKVLMCPYIPTPARGSKTFVEATNHAPGSVIEFKCDDGYIFLGESHRECKENQQWSDASVPSCLEVKCGTLDPPSYGNMKVEVKGEVITATFRCDNGAEMTGSATRVCGADEKWTGEETKCTPPAGSNTAVIVVVVIIVIVVIVAVVVLGVYCYKKKQVAGSQKVTRPPDSAYQPVETTAAGEGGDVEMGAKNSKSAEDDGGFSDKPDDRDLK, from the exons ATGGCGTCTAAAATCTACGGATTACTTATTCTTCTTGCTGTGGTTTCATCAACATTGGCGG CTTGCGAGGAAGATGACAGGCTCCCAAAAGATCAGTTATTTCCCTCTGGGCTTTCGACGGGAGACAGGCATCTACCCCGTGTGAATAATGCCTACGTGGAGCTGAATCTGAAAAGTCCTCTCACGTACTACGGGAAGAAATACTCGTCAATATTT ATCAACGACAATGGAGTGCTGTCATTTGTCAATGCTGCCGGGTCGTTTAAATGGCAGGAACTACCTCTTCCACCAATG GCGGATAAGAAGAACATCTTGATAGCGCCATTCATGGCAAACATTGATCTAGCAGTTACTGGCAATATATACTACAGAGAGACGACCGACTCGGCCGAGCTGGAACGAGCCGTTGGAAAGGTCCGGCAATACTTTGTCAGGAACAGCGAGTTCCAGCCCAGTAGTTTGCTCATTGTCACATGGGATAAAGTCGGATTTTTTGGATCAGCAGCACCGTCAGTT GTGAACACCTTCCAATGTGTGGTTGTGTCTGACACAGTCAGCACATTTGTATTTTTCCTCTACCAGAATATTACTTGGATCACTGACGTAGGGAGCGGTGGTAACCAGAACACAGGCATTGGCGCCCAAAAACCTCAG GTCGGCTTTGATGCAGGAGACTCAAGAAATAATGAGATTTATGATCTGGAAAGCTTAGTCGACGGGGCGCTAGATCTTCCATGTGCCTCAAACGTGGATCCAAAAGACCCACCAGGTTTCTTCATTTATAAAGTGTCTGGATCTAAAGTGGAGAGCCCAAAATGTG GTCCGAGTGAGCCACTGCAGCTTTACCCCGACTATGCCGGTATGTTCGGCGGTACAAAAGTCACCGTTGGTGGGTTTTGCTTCAGTGAAAACGACGTCATTGAGGCCGAATTTGGAACTGCCGGTAAGAGCATGTGCACCTATGTGAGTCGTTACCAGGCGTCGTGTGTTGTGCCAAGAATGAATAGTGTCGGTGATGTGGTCGTGACGTTGTCTGAAGGATCCAGAGATATGACCGGCACCATGAGGATCA TGCCCCTTACATCGCAGCCCCCGACAGTGAGTCGTACGGACCCATACGAGAGGAAATGGCTCCAATCAGGTAACCAGCTCCAGATCACATGGGATAGAAATAGTCTGGTCTCCGATCTTGTAAACATCAACATACTGAGCTACAAGGCGGGAGAAAGGAACGAAACCACGAACACGGCCTCCCCAGAATGGGTG GAGACCGTAATCGCAGTCAACGTCTCAAACAGTGGGAGATACTCATTTACCTCAACAGGGCTCCCAGATATTGACCAAACTAACGCAATGGGAGTCTTCCGTATCTCCGCCTCTTCTAAACC GGATGGTGTGACCCTCACTGGTGACCTGCACTTCTTGGGTTACCTCATTAAGACTAAAAGTTATCAGGACAACCCAGAAGAATGGTCGCAAGAGTACTGTAGGGACTGGTTTGATGAGGATCAGTACGAGCCGGCATTTGCACAGGACGTCAACGCTTGCCCGTGCACCCTACAGCAGGCGCTAGCGGATCAGGCTCGCTTTGTCGCTAACCCGTGGTGCGATTCCACGCTGCAGAGTCCTGAGGGCATCAAGGCACTTGATTTCTGCTTCGCGAGACCTGGGATCAAACATTGCGCTCTGGATATCCTTCAGAG TCCAACCCGTTCTGCCAGTGAATGCTGCTACGACGGAGACGACAACCTGGTCTATGCCCAAGACTCCATCTATGGCAGTTTCTCCAATCGTGTTAGTCGTTTCAGCGGGACCAGTCCGCCACTCGGCAGCGTGACTAGCGATCTGGTGCCGTATATGTTCTGTATTGTGGTAGGCAGTGACCCAGACCACTACTACCAGCGAGCGAGGCCAACACGCGACTGTAAAGATTACAAGCCAGTTCGACCTG CGATTGTTTACGGTGACCCTCACTTTGTGACCTTTGACAACATGAGTTATACCTTCAATGGTTACGGCGAGTATGTCCTTCTCAAGACGAAAGACGCCACCACTAAGACGGAGTTCCGCATGGAGGGAAGATTTGAAAGAGTTATGAATTCTGAAG GAAATGCCGTGAATGCTACAGTTTTGACAACTCTTGCGATACGTGAGAGCAATAATGAGGACAATCGCATCCAGATTGAGGCAAATGACATAACAAAGATGAATCTAAGAGTGGGACAGACCGCTAAACTGCAGGACATCGGAAACAGTAGATGGCAACAGTATGGAA ATTTCTTGGTGATTTTCCCCGGTAACACCGGCACAGGAGTAATATCCAAGATGGTATTCCTATTCAAGCAGTCACAGATCGGGATTGTTGTTGAGGCTGGGGACCAGTTGGTGTGTAGCATGGTGTTGCTCCCAGAAGACTTTAAG GGACTTAATGAGATTGAGGGATTACTAGGGAGCTGGGACGGAGACATGTCTAATGACCTCAAGGATCCCGAGGGAAACACTCTCCCTAAAACGTCCTCCTCGCAAACCATCTTCTCAGACTTTGGACAAAAAT GGGAGGCCTTTCCACCGACGATATTCACCTACATTGGAGATAAGTTCACCCATGGAGAGTACCAGTTCAATGACTTCACCCCTATCTTCAACCCACCTGATGATGTGCCTTCCAGGGAACTCAAATCAGTCTGTGGTGAAGATGAAGCATGCAT ATTTGACTACCAGATGACAGGTCTAGCATCCTTTGCAGCACACACTCGCATGGGATCGGAAATGGTGCAGAAAACAATGGCCGCTTCTAACAAAG tattGATGTGTCCATATATACCAACACCTGCCCGTGGGTCCAAGACCTTCGTTGAAGCCACCAATCATGCTCCAGGCTCCGTGATTGAATTCAAATGTGACGATGGATACATCTTCCTTGGTGAATCCCATCGGGAGTGTAAAGAGAACCAGCAGTGGTCTGACGCCTCGGTGCCATCCTGCCTTG AGGTGAAGTGTGGCACACTGGATCCACCGTCATACGGAAACATGAAGGTAGAGGTCAAAGGAGAAGTGATTACAGCCACTTTCAGGTGCGACAACGGTGCCGAGATGACTGGCAGTGCTACCAGAGTATGCGGAGCTGATGAGAAGTGGACTGGAGAGGAGACTAAGTGCACACCGC CCGCGGGTAGTAACACAgctgtcattgttgttgttgtcatcaTAGTCATTGTTGTCATTGTAGCTGTCGTCGTTCTTGGTGTATATTGTTACAAAAAG AAGCAAGTGGCAGGCTCTCAGAAGGTGACCAGGCCGCCAGATAGCGCCTATCAACCCGTCGAAACAACTGCAGCTGGCGAGGGTGGAGACGTGGAAATGGGCGCCAAGAACTCCAAGTCTGCGGAAGATGACGGTGGATTTAGCGACAAGCCTGATGATAGAGATCTAAAATAG